The genomic DNA GCATCGCCGGTGTGGAGCCACCCGTCCCGGAAGGTTTCCGCCGTGGCCTCGGGCCTTTCCCAGTAGCCGGCGCACACGGCGTCGGAGCGGAGGAGGATCTCCCCTTCCTCGCTGATCCTGACCTCCGTGCCGGGAATGGGCAGGCCCACGGTGTCGTGGCGCACGTCCCCATCCCGGTGCACGAAGGCGATGCCGATGATCTCCGTCTGCCCGTAAATCTGCTTCAGGTTCACCCCGATGGCGTGGTAGAAGCGGAACACGTCGGGCCCCAAGGCGGCCCCGCCGGTGTAGGCGCGGCGCAGGCGCAAGAAGCCCAGCTGGTCGCGGAGGGGCTTGAAAAGGACCTGGTCGGCCAAAACGTAGGCAAGGCGAAGGGCAAAGGGCATGGGCCTTCCCCGCATGCGGTACTCCGCCGCCCGGTAGCCCAGGCGCAGGAGCCTCTCATACACGAAGCGGTTGAAGGCGGGGCTTTCCGAGATGCGCACCCAGATGTTGCTCTGGATCCCCTCCCAAACCCTAGGAGGGCTGAACATCACGTGGGGACCGATCTCCTTGAGGTCGTTTAGGGCGGTTTCCACCGCCTCGGGGAAGTTCACGGCGAAGCCCCCGGTGAGGGCCATGGCCACCGACATCATCTGCTCCCCAATCCAGGCCAAGGGCAGGAAGGAGAGGTAATCGTCCGTGGGCTCGAGGGGGTCCACCTCCTGCAAGGCCACCCCCATGTGGATCAGGTTGCGGTGGCGGAGCATGGCCGCCTTGGGCCTCCCCGTGGTGCCGGAGGTGGAGGAGAGGTGGCAAACCTCCTCCGGGCTTGCGGCAAGGAGGAGCCTCTCCACCGCCTCGGGGTGGCGCTTGCGGTGCTCCCGGCCCCGCTCCAAAAGCTCCTCAAAGGAGATGAGCCAGGGATCCCGGTAGCCCCGCATGCCCTTGGGGTCCTCGTAGATGACGTGGCGCACCTGGGGGATCTCGTTCCGGATCTCGTAGAGCTTGTCCACCTGCTCCTGGTCCTCGGCCAGGACCAGACTCGCCCCGGTGTAGGCGAGCATGTAAGCGATCTCGGGGGGCAAGGAGCTTTGGTAGACCCCCACGCTAATCCCCCGCACCGCCTGGGTGCCCAGCTCAGCGTAAAGCCACTCGGGGATGTTGTCGGCGATGATGGCGAGGCGCTCCCCCGGTTCAAACCCCAAGGCCAGAAGCCCGTGGGCGAAGAGGAGGACCTTCTCGTAGTACTCAGCGTAGGTGATCTCGTTCCAGATGCCGTAGTCCTTCTCCCGCAAGGCCACCCGGTCCCCTTCCTCCAAGGCGCGAAGCCGTAGGAGCTGGGGCAGGGTGTAGCGCTTCATCTCGTAGGAGGGCCGGATCCCCTTCACGCCTCCACCCCCAGGTAGGCCTCCTGCACCCTCGGGTTTTGCGCCACGGCCTCCGGCGGGCCCTCGGCGATGACCTGGCCGAAGTCCAGGACGTAGACCCGGTCGGAGATGTCCATCACCACCCCGAGGTCGTGCTCGATGAGGATCACCGTGGTGCCCTGGGCGCGGATCTCCAGGATGAAGCGCACCATGTCCTCCTTCTCCTCCAGGGTCATCCCCGCCATGGGCTCGTCCAGGAGGAGGAGCTTGGGGGAAAGGGCCAAGGCCCGGGCCACCTCCACCCGCTTCCGCACCCCATAGGGCAGGTTGCCCACCAGGGCCTTGCGGTAGGGCTCCAGTTCCATGAAGTCGATGACCTCCTCCACCAAGCGGCGGTTCCTCACCTCCTCCGCCATGGCCCGGCCGTAAAAGAGCCCCGCCTGAAGGAGGCCGTAGCGGAGGTGGGTGTGCCGGGCCAGCATGAGGTTCTCCAAGACGGTGAGGCCGGAGAAAAGCTCGATGTTCTGAAAGGCCCGGGCGATGCCCTTCCGGGTGATCTCGTGGGGGCTTGCCCGGGTGATCTCCTCGCCCTCGAAGAGGATGCGCCCTCGCTGGGGGTGGTAGAAGCCGGAAATCACGTTCAGGAGGCTGGTCTTCCCCGCCCCGTTGGGGCCGATGATGGAAACGAGTTCCCCCTGGTCCACCCGCAAGGAGACGGCGGTCAGCGCGGCCACGCCGCCAAAGGTTAGGGTGACGTTCTCCACGAGTAGCTGGGCCACGGGCTCCTCCTTAACGACCGTTTGCCGGGAAGTATAAGGGGGGTGGCGGGGAAATGTCAACGTTATGCCG from Thermus sp. LT1-2-5 includes the following:
- a CDS encoding long-chain fatty acid--CoA ligase → MKGIRPSYEMKRYTLPQLLRLRALEEGDRVALREKDYGIWNEITYAEYYEKVLLFAHGLLALGFEPGERLAIIADNIPEWLYAELGTQAVRGISVGVYQSSLPPEIAYMLAYTGASLVLAEDQEQVDKLYEIRNEIPQVRHVIYEDPKGMRGYRDPWLISFEELLERGREHRKRHPEAVERLLLAASPEEVCHLSSTSGTTGRPKAAMLRHRNLIHMGVALQEVDPLEPTDDYLSFLPLAWIGEQMMSVAMALTGGFAVNFPEAVETALNDLKEIGPHVMFSPPRVWEGIQSNIWVRISESPAFNRFVYERLLRLGYRAAEYRMRGRPMPFALRLAYVLADQVLFKPLRDQLGFLRLRRAYTGGAALGPDVFRFYHAIGVNLKQIYGQTEIIGIAFVHRDGDVRHDTVGLPIPGTEVRISEEGEILLRSDAVCAGYWERPEATAETFRDGWLHTGDAGYLTEDGHLVVIDRLSDVMRTERGRVFSPQFVENKLKFSPYIKEAVVFGDRKPFLAAFINIDPQTVGKWAEDRGLAYTTYLDLSLKPEVAALIRKEVERVNAELPEELRIRRFVLLYKLLDADDEELTRTGKVRRGLIAKKYAPLVEALYGQGKEVEVEAEYRYQDGTTQRVRARVPVWDLREEVLA
- a CDS encoding ABC transporter ATP-binding protein; its protein translation is MAQLLVENVTLTFGGVAALTAVSLRVDQGELVSIIGPNGAGKTSLLNVISGFYHPQRGRILFEGEEITRASPHEITRKGIARAFQNIELFSGLTVLENLMLARHTHLRYGLLQAGLFYGRAMAEEVRNRRLVEEVIDFMELEPYRKALVGNLPYGVRKRVEVARALALSPKLLLLDEPMAGMTLEEKEDMVRFILEIRAQGTTVILIEHDLGVVMDISDRVYVLDFGQVIAEGPPEAVAQNPRVQEAYLGVEA